Proteins found in one Bacillota bacterium genomic segment:
- a CDS encoding efflux RND transporter permease subunit: protein MSSFLRQVIRRPVFITVLVAVAVVLGAFSVVRLPNELIPDLNPPLVTVTTILPGASATEVRSLVSDPLQKAAATTPALSQMQVVSQESVSLMVLQFNWGSDVNRDIEELRTRIDQADLPSDARRPVIAKFDPAAMPVLEYVVRSEDGASLEKTTALIQDHVIPQLQGVDGVASVELAGDRPLQAQVELREADLARYGISPLQVQQAIRASNLNYPLGSVTQRDRSWNVRLADTLPDLDPLKQLVVGQRPAGVGPGGRPVVAPVRLQDVADVRMAAAEPTSYAYQDGEPTVALMVFKQSDANTVATADAVQKELDRLAAQNHLRFTKVLDSAEIVRSSIQDLIRDLVIGAVLAVLVIALFLRRARTALIAAISIPVSVITTFLVLYLQGMTLNLLTLGGLSLAVGLIVDDAIVVLEAIERHLERGKSPRQAAVEGTQEVAVAVVASTLAIVAVFLPIVFISGIAGVIFRQLAITVAGSVLVSLAVSLGVVPMVAAHLLRPGGGREGEGLLPRNRLTDGYRALLEWALDRRWAVLAGAAALLALSLLALPHLGSEFLPTTAQDQFQLVLEMPASSSLQAVDAKMREVEALVRRDGDVRQVVSQIGGSQGLAILGETTGGSQLAMLTVTVRDGVRPQTVIDRLRAPVDRVAPPATATFNLVSPMVQLLGAQASAIQVQVSAPDPALVDRWVPRIRDRLARLDGALRVSDSLSQSTPDILIRVDRAKAAAYGLTPAQVGMILDPALRGEKATQLQQGDQVYDIWVQLRPEDRNSPNRIADLRIPVAAPASASAGMASAGPAPAAAQAPQSVRLGDIATVEEGRGPVSIVRIDQHPAATVTLLFQNRDMGGMIADIDRALADLHLPADVNVQYTGVANLMLESFSGLSTVLVLAVILVFLIMAGEFESYLHPFVILLSLPLAAAGVLGALWTTGIHFSVTAFLGLILLVGIVVRNGIVMIDLIKQLREAGRGVREAIVLGAAVRARPVLMTALAAALGMVPVAFGLGGTGIKLLQPLGVVVIGGLFTATLLTLLVVPTVYSLLDPAYRKEQRAARQRPPIGDGLSPESLARLRQLLADPEVVRALESALHEARSQAPGGGRGAGA, encoded by the coding sequence GTGTCGTCGTTCCTCCGTCAGGTGATTCGCCGTCCCGTCTTCATCACCGTGCTGGTGGCGGTCGCAGTGGTGTTGGGCGCGTTCTCCGTGGTGCGTCTGCCCAACGAGCTGATACCCGATCTCAACCCGCCCCTGGTGACCGTCACCACGATCCTGCCCGGCGCTTCCGCCACGGAGGTCCGCAGCCTGGTCTCGGATCCGCTCCAGAAGGCGGCGGCCACCACCCCGGCACTCAGCCAGATGCAGGTCGTCTCGCAGGAGAGCGTCTCCCTCATGGTGCTCCAGTTCAACTGGGGAAGCGACGTCAACCGCGACATCGAGGAGCTGCGCACGCGGATCGACCAGGCCGACCTGCCCAGCGACGCCCGCCGGCCGGTGATCGCCAAGTTCGACCCGGCGGCCATGCCGGTCCTGGAGTATGTCGTCCGCTCCGAGGACGGCGCCAGTCTGGAGAAGACCACGGCGCTGATCCAGGACCACGTCATCCCTCAGCTGCAAGGGGTCGACGGCGTCGCCAGCGTCGAGCTGGCCGGGGATCGGCCGCTCCAGGCGCAGGTCGAGCTGCGCGAGGCCGACCTGGCGCGTTATGGCATCAGCCCGCTGCAGGTTCAGCAGGCGATCCGGGCTTCGAACCTCAACTACCCGCTGGGCAGCGTCACCCAGCGGGACCGGAGCTGGAACGTCCGGCTGGCCGACACCCTGCCCGACCTCGATCCGCTCAAGCAGCTGGTGGTCGGTCAACGGCCGGCCGGCGTCGGGCCGGGCGGGCGCCCCGTGGTTGCACCGGTCCGGCTCCAGGATGTGGCCGATGTCCGCATGGCGGCGGCGGAGCCGACCTCCTACGCCTATCAGGACGGGGAGCCCACGGTGGCGCTGATGGTCTTCAAGCAGTCGGACGCCAACACCGTGGCCACCGCCGACGCGGTCCAGAAGGAGCTCGACCGCCTGGCCGCCCAGAATCACCTCCGGTTCACCAAGGTGCTGGACTCGGCCGAGATCGTGCGCAGCTCGATCCAGGATCTGATCCGCGACCTGGTCATCGGCGCGGTGCTGGCGGTGCTGGTCATCGCGCTCTTCCTGCGCCGGGCGCGGACGGCGCTGATCGCCGCCATCTCCATCCCGGTCTCCGTGATCACCACCTTCCTCGTCCTCTACCTGCAGGGGATGACGCTCAACCTCCTGACGCTGGGCGGGCTCTCCCTCGCCGTCGGGCTGATCGTCGACGACGCCATCGTCGTCCTGGAGGCCATCGAGCGCCACCTGGAGCGGGGCAAGTCGCCCCGCCAGGCGGCGGTGGAGGGGACGCAGGAAGTGGCGGTGGCGGTGGTCGCCTCCACCCTGGCCATCGTGGCGGTCTTCCTGCCCATCGTCTTCATCTCGGGCATCGCCGGCGTGATCTTCCGCCAGCTGGCGATCACCGTGGCCGGCTCGGTGCTGGTCTCGCTGGCCGTCTCGTTGGGTGTCGTGCCCATGGTGGCCGCCCACCTCCTCCGGCCCGGCGGCGGCCGGGAGGGCGAGGGTCTCCTGCCCCGGAACCGCCTGACCGACGGCTACCGCGCGCTCCTGGAGTGGGCGCTGGACCGGCGCTGGGCCGTCCTCGCCGGGGCCGCCGCCCTCCTCGCGCTCAGCCTCCTCGCCCTCCCGCACCTGGGAAGCGAGTTCCTCCCCACGACCGCGCAGGACCAGTTCCAGCTGGTGCTCGAGATGCCCGCCTCCAGCTCGCTCCAAGCCGTGGACGCCAAGATGCGCGAGGTGGAGGCGCTCGTCCGCCGCGACGGCGATGTGCGCCAGGTCGTCTCCCAGATCGGCGGCAGCCAGGGGCTGGCCATCCTCGGCGAGACGACGGGAGGAAGCCAGCTGGCCATGCTGACGGTCACCGTCCGCGACGGCGTCCGCCCGCAGACGGTGATCGACCGCCTGCGCGCCCCCGTCGACCGGGTCGCACCGCCGGCGACGGCCACCTTCAATCTGGTCTCGCCCATGGTCCAGCTGTTGGGCGCCCAGGCCAGCGCCATCCAGGTCCAGGTGAGCGCTCCCGACCCCGCCCTGGTCGACCGCTGGGTGCCCCGCATCCGCGACCGCCTGGCCCGCCTGGACGGCGCGCTTCGCGTCTCCGATAGCCTGAGCCAGTCGACGCCCGACATCCTCATCCGCGTCGACCGGGCCAAGGCGGCCGCGTACGGCCTGACGCCGGCGCAGGTCGGCATGATCCTGGACCCCGCGCTGAGGGGCGAGAAGGCGACCCAGCTCCAGCAGGGGGACCAGGTCTACGACATCTGGGTCCAGCTGCGTCCCGAGGATCGGAACTCGCCCAACCGCATCGCCGACCTGCGCATTCCCGTCGCGGCGCCCGCCTCCGCCTCGGCGGGCATGGCGTCGGCCGGTCCGGCTCCGGCGGCGGCACAGGCGCCGCAGTCCGTCCGCCTGGGCGACATCGCCACGGTGGAGGAAGGCCGGGGGCCGGTCTCGATCGTCCGCATCGACCAGCATCCCGCCGCCACCGTCACCCTGCTCTTCCAGAACCGCGACATGGGCGGCATGATCGCGGACATCGACCGGGCTCTCGCCGACCTCCACCTGCCCGCCGACGTCAACGTCCAGTACACCGGCGTGGCCAACCTGATGCTCGAGTCCTTCTCGGGCCTCTCGACCGTCCTGGTCCTGGCGGTGATCCTGGTCTTCCTCATCATGGCGGGGGAGTTCGAGTCCTATCTCCACCCCTTCGTCATCCTGCTCTCCCTGCCGCTGGCGGCGGCGGGCGTCCTGGGCGCGCTCTGGACGACGGGGATCCACTTCAGCGTCACCGCCTTCCTGGGGTTGATCCTCCTGGTGGGCATCGTCGTGCGGAACGGCATCGTGATGATCGATCTGATCAAGCAGCTGCGCGAGGCCGGCCGCGGCGTCCGCGAAGCCATCGTCCTGGGTGCCGCCGTCCGCGCCCGCCCCGTCCTGATGACGGCGTTGGCCGCGGCGCTCGGCATGGTACCCGTCGCCTTCGGCCTCGGCGGCACGGGCATCAAGCTCCTCCAGCCGCTGGGCGTGGTCGTCATCGGCGGCCTCTTCACGGCCACGCTCCTGACGCTCCTGGTGGTACCGACGGTCTACTCGCTCCTCGACCCCGCCTACAGGAAGGAGCAGCGCGCCGCCCGGCAGCGGCCGCCGATCGGCGACGGCCTCTCCCCGGAGAGCCTGGCGCGGCTCCGCCAGCTCCTGGCCGACCCCGAGGTGGTACGGGCGCTGGAATCGGCGCTCCACGAGGCCCGGAGCCAGGCGCCCGGCGGCGGCCGGGGCGCGGGCGCCTGA
- a CDS encoding patatin-like phospholipase family protein, translated as MHRTEIGLALGGGAARGLAHIGVLRELERAGVAVTHVAGCSFGAVVGAAYVAGTLPELERRARSLSRGELVRLADFTLSGGVVGGELLLDRLRELTRDLRFEELPVPFAVLATDLATGEPVVLRTGSVAEAVRASMSVPGLFAPIVLDGRTVVDGGLAELVPVSALRELQPPRVVAVDVSSPYDVWTRAATRARLSVGSARRRWHRLSEAALELGPGRVLAGLGVRDRSDEQNWGLVRTVFAAFDITEDRLRRTPPDASADVVIRPDVHRFHGHQFDRAPEIIAAGQRAVRQALPLIAGQVAGSGPLPSSQVTSILPGAAKGA; from the coding sequence ATGCATCGGACGGAGATCGGCCTCGCCCTGGGCGGCGGGGCGGCACGCGGACTCGCCCACATCGGGGTCCTGCGGGAGCTGGAGCGGGCGGGAGTGGCGGTGACGCACGTGGCGGGCTGCAGCTTCGGGGCGGTGGTCGGTGCCGCGTACGTCGCTGGAACCCTGCCCGAACTGGAGCGACGAGCCCGCAGCCTCAGCCGGGGCGAACTCGTCCGCCTGGCGGACTTCACTCTTTCGGGAGGCGTGGTGGGCGGGGAACTCCTTCTCGATCGACTCCGGGAGCTGACCCGTGACCTTCGCTTCGAAGAGCTGCCGGTACCGTTCGCGGTGCTGGCGACCGATCTGGCGACCGGCGAGCCGGTCGTCCTCCGCACCGGCTCCGTGGCCGAAGCGGTGCGGGCCAGCATGTCGGTTCCGGGGCTCTTCGCCCCCATCGTGCTGGATGGCCGGACCGTCGTCGACGGCGGTCTGGCAGAGCTCGTGCCGGTCAGCGCCCTGCGGGAGCTGCAGCCGCCGCGCGTCGTCGCCGTGGACGTCTCCAGCCCCTATGACGTCTGGACCCGGGCTGCGACCCGGGCACGCCTCTCCGTCGGCAGCGCACGGAGGCGTTGGCACCGGCTGAGCGAAGCGGCGCTGGAGCTGGGGCCCGGCCGGGTGCTCGCCGGCCTCGGCGTCCGCGACCGGTCGGACGAGCAGAACTGGGGGCTGGTCCGAACAGTCTTCGCCGCCTTCGACATCACGGAGGACCGCCTCCGGCGGACGCCGCCCGACGCCTCGGCCGACGTGGTCATCCGGCCCGACGTCCATCGCTTCCACGGGCATCAGTTCGATCGTGCGCCGGAGATCATCGCGGCCGGGCAGCGCGCTGTGCGGCAGGCGCTGCCCCTGATCGCAGGGCAGGTTGCGGGATCCGGCCCGCTCCCGTCCTCCCAGGTGACCTCCATACTGCCCGGGGCGGCGAAGGGGGCGTAG
- a CDS encoding glycosyltransferase yields MRIALFSDSIREDLGGLTRATILLHDRLTQAGHAVRVFTLPQTGGPLHPGDVHRVRAIPLRAVPGMPPDSYLAWDYGEVRRELAAWGPDIVHVQTLLPVSWLGLIAARSLGIPVVATYHANIRAAAIALPAGKGLAAVAPPLARAFFNRCDVVIAPSRYAAGELRRLGVRRPVAVISNGIDLDRFAVERPAGAAKAGEGGGSGAAEGSVTVLFAGRLSPEKGVRSAAEALDLALREEPRLLARFAGDGPLADALRQRLAPHLAAGRVSLLGRRPWEAMAAEYARADLLLLPSPAETQGLAALEAMAAGLPVVAARAGALPEWVRDGESGLTVEAGDVPALARAVLRLARDPELRRRLGSGARAVAEEHEAGRVLAQLLALYTGLLDTAPRRREAGQRGAA; encoded by the coding sequence GTGAGGATTGCGCTCTTCAGCGATTCGATCCGGGAGGATCTGGGTGGCCTCACCCGCGCCACGATCCTGCTCCACGACCGTCTCACCCAGGCCGGGCACGCCGTCCGCGTCTTCACCCTTCCGCAGACAGGCGGACCGCTCCACCCGGGCGACGTCCACCGGGTTCGCGCCATCCCGCTCCGCGCCGTGCCCGGCATGCCGCCGGACTCCTACCTCGCCTGGGACTACGGGGAGGTCCGGCGCGAACTGGCCGCCTGGGGCCCGGATATCGTCCATGTACAGACGCTGCTTCCGGTGAGCTGGCTCGGCCTGATCGCGGCCAGGTCACTGGGCATCCCGGTGGTGGCCACCTACCATGCCAACATCCGGGCGGCTGCGATCGCGCTGCCCGCGGGGAAGGGGCTTGCGGCCGTCGCGCCCCCGCTCGCGCGCGCCTTCTTCAACCGCTGTGACGTCGTGATCGCGCCGAGCCGCTATGCCGCCGGCGAGCTGCGGCGGCTGGGTGTGAGGCGGCCCGTCGCGGTCATCTCGAACGGGATCGACCTGGATCGGTTCGCGGTCGAGCGGCCGGCGGGCGCTGCGAAAGCCGGGGAAGGCGGGGGGAGCGGTGCCGCCGAGGGTTCCGTCACCGTCCTTTTCGCCGGGCGGCTCAGTCCCGAGAAAGGGGTCCGGAGCGCGGCGGAGGCGCTCGACCTGGCCCTGCGCGAGGAGCCGCGCCTCCTCGCCCGCTTCGCCGGCGACGGGCCGCTGGCCGATGCGCTGCGGCAGAGGCTCGCTCCCCATCTCGCGGCCGGGCGAGTCAGCCTGCTGGGGCGCCGGCCCTGGGAGGCGATGGCGGCCGAATACGCAAGGGCCGACCTTCTCCTGCTCCCTTCTCCGGCCGAGACCCAGGGGCTGGCGGCCCTGGAGGCGATGGCCGCCGGCCTGCCGGTGGTGGCCGCCCGCGCAGGCGCCCTGCCCGAGTGGGTGCGCGACGGTGAGAGCGGGCTCACCGTCGAGGCCGGTGACGTCCCGGCGTTGGCCCGGGCCGTACTCCGCCTGGCCCGGGATCCGGAGCTGCGGCGCCGCCTGGGGTCCGGGGCGAGGGCCGTCGCCGAGGAACATGAAGCCGGACGGGTCCTGGCCCAGCTCCTCGCGCTCTACACCGGGCTTCTCGACACCGCTCCGCGCCGCCGCGAGGCCGGCCAGCGTGGGGCTGCCTGA
- a CDS encoding ABC transporter ATP-binding protein — MRPVEPASPPAVEARGLTRRFGSQVAVDRLDLRVPRGVVFGFLGPNGAGKSTVVRMLLGLLAPDEGEARLFGRPVDRPEAREGVGFLPEKFGYPGWMSGRELLEHHGRLLGLPPARVRSEAAQALHRVGLEEAAHRRIRTFSKGMQQRLGIAASLLGEPRLLVWDEPTSALDPLGRLLVRDLILEERRRGATVFLNSHLLGEVERVSDHVAVIHRGRILRQGALEELLQRRLRVVLEAEPLEPPLLEELGRIGSLLAQEGHRLELAVPDREALPALAGAVAEAGARLYRLEPRGETLEEFFVQALEEASR; from the coding sequence GTGAGGCCGGTGGAGCCCGCTTCCCCGCCGGCCGTGGAGGCGAGGGGGCTGACGCGCCGCTTCGGGTCGCAGGTGGCGGTGGACCGTCTGGACCTGAGGGTTCCCCGCGGGGTGGTCTTCGGTTTCCTGGGGCCGAACGGGGCGGGGAAGAGCACCGTGGTGCGGATGCTGCTGGGGCTTCTGGCGCCCGACGAGGGCGAGGCCCGCCTCTTCGGCCGGCCCGTCGACCGGCCGGAGGCGCGGGAAGGCGTCGGCTTCCTGCCGGAGAAGTTCGGCTACCCGGGCTGGATGAGCGGGCGGGAGCTGCTGGAGCATCACGGGCGGCTCCTGGGGCTGCCGCCGGCGCGCGTCCGCTCGGAGGCGGCCCAGGCGCTCCACCGGGTCGGCCTGGAGGAGGCGGCCCACCGCCGGATCCGCACCTTCTCCAAGGGGATGCAGCAGCGGCTGGGGATCGCCGCCTCGCTGCTGGGCGAACCCCGGCTCCTGGTCTGGGACGAGCCGACCTCGGCGCTCGACCCGCTCGGGCGTCTCCTGGTGCGGGACCTCATCCTCGAAGAGCGCCGGCGGGGTGCCACGGTCTTTCTCAACTCGCACCTGCTGGGCGAGGTGGAGCGGGTCTCGGATCACGTGGCCGTCATCCACCGCGGGCGCATCCTCCGCCAGGGCGCGCTGGAGGAGCTCCTCCAGCGCCGTCTCCGCGTCGTGCTGGAGGCGGAGCCGCTGGAGCCGCCGCTCCTCGAGGAGCTGGGGCGCATCGGCAGCCTCCTGGCCCAGGAAGGCCACCGTCTGGAGCTGGCCGTGCCCGACCGCGAGGCGCTGCCCGCACTGGCCGGAGCCGTGGCGGAGGCGGGCGCCCGCCTCTACCGCCTCGAGCCGCGCGGCGAGACGCTGGAGGAGTTCTTCGTCCAGGCGCTGGAGGAAGCGTCGCGGTGA
- a CDS encoding MFS transporter has product MAGSSYKWWALSSTTLGAFLSVLNGTTLIVALPDIMRLLHASFAEVVWILMAYQLVITILVPSVGRVADMVGRKRLYVGGFALFTVGALLAGFSRTPLELILLRVFQAVGGSLMLANSTAIVADAFPKRELGRALGINSMVIAVGSIVGPILGGALTRFGWQWVIWFNVPLGIVGTVWAWVQLREVVRLPEHQRFDLRGTLAFTLGLLLMLVVLTLAPGGHWLEPANLGMMAAAVALLALFVLWESRTAQPMLDLSLFRSRLLSAAYASTWLNGIARGSITFLLVFYFQGVRGYDPVTAGVLLAPFAIAMLVLSPISGWLSDRYGSRELASLGLVITGVGLMGLARTGVRTPIATLAAWMAVAGAGSGLFNSPNTNAIMGAVAPERRGIAGGTRTMANNLGMMMSIAISLDVMSGTMSPRALAGLFAGASGPAGIAVADFVRGVDGVFRVSFLISIVGAVLSLLRGPAPGRGGTGLPRPGAETGGRR; this is encoded by the coding sequence GTGGCAGGAAGCAGCTACAAATGGTGGGCGCTCTCCTCCACCACGCTGGGCGCCTTCCTCTCCGTCCTCAACGGCACCACCCTGATCGTCGCCCTGCCGGACATCATGCGCCTCCTCCACGCCAGCTTCGCCGAGGTGGTCTGGATCCTGATGGCCTACCAGCTGGTCATCACCATCCTGGTTCCCTCGGTCGGCCGGGTGGCCGACATGGTGGGCAGGAAGCGCCTGTATGTAGGGGGCTTCGCTCTCTTCACGGTGGGCGCCTTGCTCGCCGGCTTCTCGCGTACGCCGCTGGAGCTGATCCTGCTGCGGGTCTTCCAGGCCGTCGGCGGCTCGCTGATGCTGGCCAACAGCACCGCCATCGTGGCCGACGCCTTCCCCAAGCGGGAGCTGGGCCGGGCCCTGGGGATCAACTCCATGGTGATCGCGGTGGGCTCCATCGTCGGGCCGATCCTGGGCGGCGCCCTGACGCGCTTCGGCTGGCAGTGGGTGATCTGGTTCAACGTTCCCCTCGGCATCGTGGGAACGGTCTGGGCCTGGGTGCAGCTGCGCGAGGTGGTCAGGCTGCCCGAGCACCAGCGCTTCGACCTCCGGGGGACCCTGGCCTTCACCCTGGGCCTTTTGCTGATGCTGGTGGTCCTGACCCTGGCGCCGGGCGGGCACTGGCTGGAGCCGGCCAACCTGGGGATGATGGCCGCGGCGGTGGCGCTGCTGGCGCTCTTCGTCCTCTGGGAGAGCCGGACAGCGCAGCCCATGCTGGACCTGAGCCTCTTTCGCAGCCGGCTGCTCTCGGCGGCCTACGCCAGCACGTGGCTGAACGGCATCGCCCGCGGGTCGATCACCTTCCTGCTGGTCTTCTACTTCCAGGGAGTGCGCGGCTACGACCCGGTGACGGCCGGCGTGCTGCTGGCGCCCTTCGCCATCGCCATGCTGGTCCTCTCGCCCATCAGCGGCTGGCTCTCCGACCGGTACGGCTCGCGCGAGCTGGCCTCGCTGGGGCTGGTCATCACCGGCGTGGGCCTCATGGGCCTGGCGCGGACGGGCGTCCGCACGCCCATCGCCACCCTGGCGGCGTGGATGGCGGTGGCCGGGGCGGGCTCCGGGCTCTTCAACTCGCCCAACACCAACGCCATCATGGGCGCCGTGGCGCCGGAACGGCGCGGGATCGCGGGGGGAACCCGGACCATGGCCAACAACCTGGGCATGATGATGTCCATCGCCATCAGCCTCGACGTGATGTCCGGCACCATGAGCCCCCGGGCGCTGGCCGGCCTCTTCGCGGGCGCCAGCGGCCCGGCGGGGATCGCGGTGGCCGACTTCGTCCGCGGGGTGGACGGCGTCTTCCGGGTCTCCTTCCTGATCAGCATCGTGGGCGCCGTCCTCTCGCTCCTGCGCGGGCCGGCCCCGGGCAGGGGCGGCACGGGTCTCCCCCGGCCGGGGGCGGAGACCGGGGGCAGGCGCTGA
- the spoIVA gene encoding stage IV sporulation protein A, with translation MEEFDIFQDIAQRTGGDLYVGVVGPVRTGKSTLIKRFLELLVLPNIPDEYERQRTTDEMPQSGAGRTIMTAEPKFIPGEAVEIAVGELLRARVRFIDCVGYPVEGAIGYEEEDGPRLVSTPWFGEPIPFEQAAEEGTRRVIAEHSTIGLVVTTDGSITDIPRSGYEEAERRTIGELKDLGKPFLVILNSAHPDDPDTEELANRMEQEYGATVLPVDALHLDREALDWILEELLYEFPVHDLEIQLPAWVQELEGSHWLRLRFDQAVQEARSKVLRLRDVDQAVAELSTMEEVSEARIARMEPGTGNVTVALEAPESLFYRVLEEIAGVSISDKPALMRLMRELVDARRQFSKLSAGWREAQEVGYGIVTPASEDMEFEEPELVKRGSQFGVRLRAKAPAYHVVRADVFAEYTPILGTEQQSEELVSYLNEKFADDPSKIWESEIFGKSLHELLEEGVQAKLDRIPENAQRKLRETLERITNEGSGGLICIIF, from the coding sequence GTGGAGGAGTTCGACATCTTCCAGGATATCGCCCAACGGACCGGGGGAGATCTGTACGTCGGCGTGGTCGGCCCCGTGCGGACCGGGAAGTCCACCCTGATCAAGCGCTTCCTGGAACTGCTGGTGCTGCCCAACATCCCCGACGAATACGAGCGGCAGCGGACCACCGACGAGATGCCGCAGAGCGGGGCCGGCCGGACCATCATGACCGCCGAACCCAAGTTCATCCCCGGCGAGGCGGTGGAGATCGCCGTCGGCGAGCTGCTGCGCGCCCGGGTCCGCTTCATCGACTGCGTCGGCTACCCCGTGGAGGGGGCGATCGGCTACGAGGAAGAGGACGGGCCGCGCCTGGTCTCCACGCCCTGGTTCGGCGAGCCGATCCCCTTCGAGCAGGCGGCCGAAGAGGGGACGCGGCGCGTCATCGCCGAGCACTCCACCATCGGCCTGGTGGTCACCACCGACGGGAGCATCACCGACATCCCGCGCTCCGGCTACGAGGAAGCGGAGCGCCGCACCATCGGCGAGCTGAAGGACCTCGGGAAGCCCTTCCTGGTCATCCTCAACTCCGCGCACCCGGACGATCCCGACACCGAGGAGCTGGCCAACCGGATGGAGCAGGAGTACGGCGCCACGGTCCTCCCCGTGGACGCGCTCCACCTCGACCGCGAGGCGCTGGACTGGATCCTGGAGGAGCTCCTCTACGAGTTCCCCGTGCACGACCTGGAGATCCAGCTCCCCGCCTGGGTGCAGGAGCTGGAGGGCAGCCACTGGCTCCGCCTCCGCTTCGACCAGGCGGTCCAGGAGGCCCGCTCCAAGGTCCTCCGGCTGCGCGACGTGGACCAGGCGGTGGCCGAGCTGAGCACCATGGAAGAGGTGAGCGAGGCGCGCATCGCCCGCATGGAGCCCGGTACGGGGAACGTCACCGTGGCCCTGGAGGCGCCCGAGTCGCTCTTCTACCGCGTGCTGGAGGAGATCGCCGGCGTCAGCATCAGCGACAAGCCGGCGCTGATGCGCCTGATGCGCGAGCTGGTCGACGCCCGCCGCCAGTTCTCCAAGCTCTCCGCCGGCTGGCGGGAGGCGCAGGAGGTGGGCTACGGCATCGTCACCCCCGCCTCGGAGGACATGGAGTTCGAGGAGCCCGAACTGGTCAAGCGCGGCAGCCAGTTCGGCGTCCGGCTCCGGGCCAAGGCGCCCGCCTACCACGTGGTCCGCGCCGACGTCTTCGCCGAGTACACGCCCATCCTGGGGACCGAGCAGCAGTCCGAGGAGCTGGTCAGCTACCTGAACGAGAAGTTCGCCGACGACCCGTCCAAGATCTGGGAGTCGGAGATCTTCGGCAAGTCGCTCCACGAGCTCCTGGAGGAAGGCGTCCAGGCCAAGCTCGACCGGATCCCCGAGAACGCCCAGCGGAAGCTGCGCGAGACGCTGGAGAGGATCACCAACGAGGGAAGCGGCGGGCTGATCTGCATCATCTTCTGA
- the der gene encoding ribosome biogenesis GTPase Der: protein MPIVALVGRPNVGKSTLFNRILRRRQAIVEGRPGVTRDRVAGEAEWRGRRFTLVDTGGLEAAAEPEGMMAAVHRMALAAVEEADLLIFLVDGREGVTPADEEAAALLRRSGKPLLLGVNKLDPGQPDEAAFDFFRLGLGEPLALSAEHGRGVGHLLDRALEELERAGRPAVPLEEAEEAAGGREADGEAGTGKAAPERPVRVAVVGRPNVGKSSLINRILGSPRLLVTPEAGTTRDAVDVPWQAGDRFFVFVDTAGLRRRTRVHEAVEFYSTVRTLRALERADVACLVLDATQGVTDQDVKIADLIEERGRACVIAVNKWDRIEKETGTSERFVEAVRERLHFLAFAPVVTVSARTGQRLARLPQLFARAADHHRAHLATSLLNRVVGDAVALHHPPAHRGRPVRIYYVTQTGSEPPVLTGFTNAPEGVDKAYERYLEGRLREVVDLEGTPVRWRWRARPRSERGAPASRRLVRRRPGGPAVSR, encoded by the coding sequence ATGCCCATCGTGGCTCTGGTCGGCCGCCCCAACGTGGGCAAGTCGACGCTCTTCAACCGGATCCTCCGGCGGCGGCAGGCCATCGTCGAGGGCCGGCCCGGCGTGACCCGCGACCGCGTGGCCGGCGAGGCGGAGTGGCGCGGCCGGCGGTTCACGCTGGTGGACACCGGCGGCCTGGAGGCGGCGGCCGAACCGGAGGGCATGATGGCGGCGGTCCACCGGATGGCGCTGGCGGCGGTGGAGGAGGCGGATCTCCTCATCTTCCTGGTCGACGGGCGGGAAGGGGTGACCCCGGCGGACGAGGAGGCGGCCGCCCTCCTCAGGAGGAGCGGCAAGCCGCTCCTCCTGGGCGTCAACAAGCTGGACCCCGGCCAGCCGGACGAGGCGGCCTTCGACTTCTTCCGCCTGGGGCTGGGCGAGCCGCTGGCGCTCTCCGCCGAGCACGGCCGCGGGGTGGGCCACCTGCTGGACCGGGCGCTGGAGGAGCTGGAGCGGGCCGGACGACCGGCGGTGCCGCTGGAAGAGGCGGAAGAGGCCGCCGGAGGGCGGGAGGCGGACGGAGAGGCCGGGACCGGGAAGGCAGCCCCGGAGCGGCCCGTTCGCGTCGCCGTGGTCGGCCGCCCCAACGTGGGCAAATCCTCGCTGATCAACCGCATCCTGGGAAGCCCCCGCCTGCTGGTGACGCCCGAGGCCGGCACCACCCGCGACGCCGTCGACGTCCCCTGGCAGGCGGGCGACCGCTTCTTCGTCTTCGTCGACACGGCCGGCCTGCGCCGCCGCACCCGGGTGCACGAAGCGGTGGAGTTCTACAGCACGGTGCGGACGCTGCGCGCCCTGGAGCGGGCCGACGTGGCCTGCCTGGTGCTGGACGCCACCCAGGGCGTCACCGATCAGGACGTGAAGATCGCCGACCTGATCGAGGAGCGGGGGCGCGCCTGCGTGATCGCGGTCAACAAGTGGGACCGGATCGAGAAGGAGACCGGTACCAGCGAGCGCTTCGTGGAGGCCGTCCGGGAGAGGCTCCACTTCCTCGCCTTCGCGCCCGTGGTCACCGTCTCGGCGCGGACCGGCCAGCGCCTGGCGCGGCTCCCGCAGCTCTTCGCCCGGGCCGCCGACCACCACCGCGCCCACCTGGCGACCTCCCTCCTCAACCGGGTCGTCGGCGACGCGGTGGCGCTCCACCACCCGCCGGCGCACCGGGGCAGGCCGGTCCGCATCTACTACGTGACCCAGACGGGCAGCGAGCCGCCGGTCCTGACCGGCTTCACCAACGCCCCCGAGGGCGTCGACAAAGCGTACGAGCGCTACCTGGAAGGGCGGTTGCGCGAGGTGGTCGATCTCGAGGGGACGCCCGTCCGCTGGCGATGGCGGGCGCGCCCCCGCAGCGAGCGCGGCGCCCCTGCCTCCAGGCGGCTCGTCCGGCGGCGCCCCGGCGGGCCCGCCGTCTCCCGCTGA